A single genomic interval of Desulfuromonadales bacterium harbors:
- a CDS encoding response regulator transcription factor, with amino-acid sequence MRLLLVEDDRNIADFIVKGFREAGFAVDHALDGEEGLQMAQAVPYDVAVVDIMLPRLDGISLLVELRNRRINTPILILSAKQTADERVAALQRGADDYLVKPFLFAELLARTQAVLRRATGSTEVTRLTCGDLTMDLLRHAVSRAGRQIELQPREYALLEYLMRYPGQILSKTMILEHIWDFRFDPQTNVVDVLVCRLRNKIDRDFSAKLIQTIRGIGYVLQVPVEKNQ; translated from the coding sequence ATGCGCTTGCTACTGGTTGAGGACGATCGAAATATCGCCGATTTCATTGTCAAAGGCTTCCGCGAAGCCGGTTTTGCGGTGGACCATGCCCTGGACGGCGAGGAGGGTCTGCAGATGGCTCAAGCCGTCCCCTACGATGTCGCCGTCGTGGACATCATGTTGCCCAGGCTGGACGGCATCAGCCTGCTGGTCGAGCTGCGCAATCGCCGCATCAATACCCCCATCCTGATCCTGAGCGCCAAGCAGACAGCGGACGAGCGGGTGGCCGCGCTGCAGCGGGGGGCGGACGACTATCTGGTCAAGCCGTTCCTGTTTGCCGAACTGCTGGCCCGGACCCAGGCGGTCCTGCGCCGGGCGACGGGAAGCACGGAGGTGACCCGGTTGACCTGCGGCGACCTGACCATGGATCTGCTCCGGCATGCAGTGTCCCGCGCCGGCCGGCAAATCGAGCTGCAGCCCCGCGAATATGCCCTGCTGGAGTATCTGATGCGGTACCCGGGCCAGATCCTCTCCAAGACGATGATCCTGGAGCACATCTGGGATTTCCGGTTCGACCCGCAGACCAACGTCGTGGACGTTCTGGTCTGCCGGCTGAGAAACAAGATTGACCGGGATTTCTCTGCCAAACTGATTCAAACCATTCGCGGCATCGGCTATGTCCTTCAGGTTCCCGTGGAAAAAAATCAATAG
- a CDS encoding site-2 protease family protein translates to MRDSLHQPAKETLAGQEARTAAEAAALGSQPFYVATRPADGGEDFITHRPEATGYAGGQPAGRGFLRKFGPLGLLLLFLFSKLKYLALVLQIGKFKTFITMLISIWAYAIFWGWSFAAGFVALIFVHEMGHVAALRMLGVKASAPMFIPFFGAYIGMKELPDNAFSESVAAYGGPLLGTLGAIGCAGAGLATGNPFWYALASSGFLLNLFNLLPISPLDGGRIIGVISPKLWFVGLAGAVGLFWLTWSPLIALIVIMGSLQIHSASKRSKTEKARYYSVAPVKRVAMGAAFLLLLAVTSIGMLVVQVPLHDFQQESGISARQTP, encoded by the coding sequence ATGCGAGATTCCCTGCACCAACCAGCAAAAGAGACCCTGGCCGGGCAAGAAGCCCGAACTGCAGCTGAAGCGGCTGCCCTGGGAAGCCAACCTTTCTACGTTGCAACCCGCCCCGCCGATGGGGGCGAAGACTTTATCACCCACCGCCCGGAGGCCACTGGATATGCCGGCGGACAGCCGGCAGGCAGAGGCTTTCTGCGAAAGTTCGGTCCGCTCGGGCTTCTTCTGCTGTTCCTGTTCAGCAAGCTCAAGTACCTGGCCCTGGTCCTCCAGATCGGCAAGTTCAAAACCTTCATCACCATGCTGATCAGCATCTGGGCCTATGCCATCTTCTGGGGCTGGTCCTTTGCCGCCGGGTTCGTCGCCCTGATCTTTGTCCACGAAATGGGGCACGTCGCCGCCCTGCGCATGCTGGGGGTCAAGGCCTCGGCACCCATGTTCATCCCCTTTTTCGGCGCCTACATCGGCATGAAGGAGTTGCCCGACAACGCCTTCTCCGAGTCCGTGGCGGCCTACGGAGGGCCTCTGCTGGGCACCCTCGGGGCCATCGGCTGCGCCGGGGCGGGCCTGGCTACCGGCAACCCCTTCTGGTACGCCCTGGCTTCGTCCGGTTTTCTCCTCAACCTGTTCAACCTGCTGCCCATCTCGCCGCTGGACGGCGGGCGGATCATCGGCGTCATCAGCCCCAAGCTGTGGTTTGTCGGCCTGGCGGGGGCGGTTGGCCTGTTCTGGCTGACCTGGTCGCCGCTGATTGCCCTGATCGTCATCATGGGCAGCCTGCAGATCCATTCGGCGTCCAAACGGTCCAAAACCGAGAAGGCGCGCTACTATTCGGTAGCGCCGGTCAAACGGGTCGCCATGGGCGCCGCCTTTCTGCTGCTGCTGGCCGTGACCTCGATCGGCATGCTGGTCGTGCAGGTTCCGCTGCATGATTTTCAGCAGGAGTCCGGCATCTCTGCCCGGCAAACCCCCTGA
- a CDS encoding superoxide dismutase, protein MSVPYPDLPYAKNALEPYISTRTFEYHYGKHHKAYVDNANKMLEGSELAGKDLVTIIQAAAKDPAKKGLFNNTAQAWNHAFFWQCMKKGGGGKPTGKIAERITADFGSYEKFAEAFKNAGATQFGSGWAWLVEKGGKLEIMQSANADTPVAQGIKPLLVVDVWEHAYYLDYQNRRPDFLQAFIDHLINWDFANANLG, encoded by the coding sequence ATGTCCGTTCCCTATCCCGACCTGCCCTATGCCAAGAACGCCCTCGAACCCTACATCAGCACCCGCACTTTCGAGTACCACTACGGCAAGCACCACAAGGCCTACGTGGACAACGCCAACAAGATGCTCGAAGGGAGCGAACTGGCCGGCAAGGACCTGGTGACCATCATCCAGGCCGCCGCCAAGGACCCCGCAAAAAAAGGGCTCTTCAACAACACCGCCCAAGCCTGGAACCACGCCTTTTTCTGGCAGTGCATGAAGAAGGGGGGCGGCGGCAAGCCGACGGGGAAAATTGCCGAGCGGATCACGGCCGACTTCGGCAGCTACGAAAAATTCGCCGAGGCCTTCAAGAACGCCGGGGCAACCCAGTTCGGCAGCGGCTGGGCCTGGCTGGTGGAGAAGGGCGGCAAACTGGAGATCATGCAGAGCGCCAATGCCGACACCCCCGTCGCCCAGGGGATCAAGCCTCTGCTGGTGGTCGACGTCTGGGAACACGCCTACTACCTCGATTACCAGAACCGCCGGCCCGACTT